The window CGATCTCGTCGATCGAGTGGACGCGAACCCCGGTCGGTCGCTTCGTAAACTGACCGAGCGCTCGAGCGATGATTCGGTCGGCACCGGTATCGGCCGCCACGTCCAGGAGTTGCTGGCTCGCGATGCCGTCGAGGATAACCGTCGAGAGCGCGTCGTCCGCGTTCGCCTCGAGCAACTCGATAACGTCACCCGCTTCGCCGTCGGCGAGGGGTTCGTTCTCGGCGTCGAGCAACCGCACTCGGTCGGTGTCGGCTCTGATGATCTCGTTTGCTTGGTCGTAGAGCGTCGCCGGAACCGTCGGTGACGATTCTGCAGTCGTCCGTTCGGCTTCCGGTGGTGTGCTCGCGGATTCTGGGGGGTGATGATCGGACGTAGCGGCGTTGTTCTCGGTAGCGGTCGCTCCGCTCGTGGCGGCCGTCTCGGCGGATTCCGCTGCATCGAGCGCCGATTTGACTGCCGACTGAGAAGGCTGGCTGCCAGTTTCGGTCACCGGTGGCGCTGGCGTTGCACTGCCGTCCGTGGCGGCGATCGCATCTCGAGGTTCGTTCGTCCCCGAAACGGTCTCGTACGGCACCTTGTTTCGCAAGGCGGTGAACAGTTCGTGATGGTCGAGATCCTCGACGGAGCTGCCGGCGGGGGCGAAGGTGACGTAATCGATATCGCCGACCTGGGCGAGTTCCTCGAAGATCAGGTCGCCGCCGCGGTCGCCGTCGAGAAACACGGTGACCGTTCGATGGTGGGTGAGTTCGGCGACCGCGTCTGGGACGTTCGTCCCTTCGACGGCGATGGCGTTTTTCACGCCGTATTTGAGCAACGTGAGGACGTCAGAGCGCCCTTCGACGACGATGATCGCGTCGCTGTCGGTGACGCGCGGCCCGGCGGGCAGTCCTTCGTACTC of the Natronosalvus vescus genome contains:
- the dnaG gene encoding DNA primase DnaG, which codes for MEDTSKYLIRANVTADGVVERSDVVGAIFGQTEGLLGDELDLRDLRQSQKVGRIDVDITSTRGTSHGQLTIATSLDKVETATLAASLETITRVGPCRASLEVEEIEDVRAAKRKDVVDRAKELLRTGFDDTVMSSDEILAEVREYVRVEDITEYEGLPAGPRVTDSDAIIVVEGRSDVLTLLKYGVKNAIAVEGTNVPDAVAELTHHRTVTVFLDGDRGGDLIFEELAQVGDIDYVTFAPAGSSVEDLDHHELFTALRNKVPYETVSGTNEPRDAIAATDGSATPAPPVTETGSQPSQSAVKSALDAAESAETAATSGATATENNAATSDHHPPESASTPPEAERTTAESSPTVPATLYDQANEIIRADTDRVRLLDAENEPLADGEAGDVIELLEANADDALSTVILDGIASQQLLDVAADTGADRIIARALGQFTKRPTGVRVHSIDEIAESVP